Proteins from one Anopheles nili chromosome 2, idAnoNiliSN_F5_01, whole genome shotgun sequence genomic window:
- the LOC128732174 gene encoding mitochondrial import inner membrane translocase subunit Tim8: MANFGSTDTGKSSVDPELQDFLMVENERARLSAQIHEFTDICWDKCVEKPSSKLDSRTETCLANCVNRFVDTSLLITQRFAQSLQKSQGM; the protein is encoded by the exons ATGGCCAACTTTGGAAGCACTGACACGGGCAAATCTTCTGTTGATCCCGAACTGCAGGACTTCCTAATGGTTGAAAACGAGCGCGCCCGGCTTAGTGCACAG ATCCACGAGTTCACCGACATCTGCTGGGACAAGTGTGTGGAGAAACCGAGCAGCAAGCTGGACAGCCGGACAGAGACCTGTTTGGCGAACTGTGTGAATCGGTTCGTCGATACTTCGCTCCTGATAACACAACGTTTTGCCCAGAGCCTACAGAAGAGCCAAGGGATGTAA
- the LOC128730412 gene encoding uncharacterized protein LOC128730412 produces MLSKDYGQLLLVMYCGPALVVLLTLQTVSGTQGSPQYADVSSQRKAHYCGTKLSNTLAELCNRFNGFRKKSEHSVAHASEDVHGERLLDDVQNDVDELRMLHDRSGDMIYKTMMTLQHLNSNNQHFARVRRQVVAECCYQSCTLDTLKSYCAD; encoded by the exons ATGCTTTCCAAGGACTATGGCCAGCTTCTACTCGTGATGTACTGTGGCCCTGCGCTGGTGGTGCTACTGACGCTGCAAACCGTTTCTGGTACGCAAGGATCCCCGCAGTACGCGGACGTGTCCTCGCAACGGAAGGCACACTACTGTGGAACTAAGCTGAGCAATACGCTGGCAGAGTTGTGCAACAGATTTAACGGATTCCGCAAGAAATCAG AGCACTCCGTAGCGCACGCTTCAGAAGATGTCCACGGTGAACGACTTCTGGACGACGTCCAGAACGACGTTGACGAGCTGCGGATGCTGCACGATCGCTCGGGTGACATGATCTACAAAACCATGATGACGCTACAGCACCTGAACTCAAACAACCAGCACTTTGCCCGCGTCCGACGGCAGGTGGTGGCCGAGTGTTGCTATCAGAGCTGTACGCTGGACACCCTGAAGAGTTACTGCGCGGACTAG
- the LOC128730411 gene encoding probable insulin-like peptide 2, which produces MSASNGVGSGTIYTLQALVLLWSITVVSANKRYCGAELVKVLSFLCDEFPDLHTANKKASDTFKTDMGSDEWMTADDSMQQQQQQQQQMILDQQLQSVGMVEDHGSVPVWMNMVYPPNYMYHRGTGHNELIPARFRKSRGGIVEECCLRPCGMNQLLQYCKKASGY; this is translated from the exons ATGTCAGCGTCCAACGGAGTCGGAAGTGGTACCATCTACACACTGCAAGCCTTGGTGCTGCTCTGGTCGATTACGGTTGTGTCGGCAAACAAACGATACTGTGGAGCTGAGCTGGTGAAAGTACTCTCGTTCCTGTGTGACGAATTTCCCGATCTTCatacggcaaacaaaaaagcca GTGACACCTTTAAGACGGACATGGGCAGCGATGAGTGGATGACCGCTGACGATAgcatgcagcagcaacagcagcaacagcagcagatgaTCCTCGATCAACAGCTGCAGTCAGTCGGTATGGTGGAGGATCACGGTTCCGTACCGGTCTGGATGAACATGGTCTATCCGCCGAACTACATGTACCATCGTGGAACCGGACATAACGAGTTGATACCGGCACGTTTCCGCAAGAGTCGCGGAGGCATCGTAGAGGAGTGTTGTTTGCGACCCTGCGGCATGAACCAGTTGCTGCAGTACTGCAAAAAAGCTAGTGGCTACTAA
- the LOC128726309 gene encoding probable insulin-like peptide 3: MASVRFFLYNVCCLVVIFGNLQTTSAKRYCGVQLTNVLSFLCVEYYSMDDVKRNTGFGEKLIGHPETYQLGSSSEDSNEEMSFNEVPQFEQNVVHKNWFPRWFKLKSPSHDTTRYGRAFHKGVMERIRRNVADECCYKDCSMDQLLSYCKVAAPGVVSL, from the exons ATGGCTAGTGTACGCTTCTTTCTGTACAACGTTTGCTGTTTGGTGGTGATTTTCGGTAATTTGCAAACGACCTCGGCTAAACGATACTGCGGCGTCCAGCTTACCAATGTGCTGAGTTTTCTCTGCGTAGAATATTACTCTATGGATGATGTGAAACGGAACACCG GATTCGGTGAGAAACTGATTGGACATCCAGAAACGTACCAGCTCGGCTCGTCTAGCGAAGATAGCAACGAAGAAATGAGCTTCAACGAAGTGCCACAGTTCGAGCAAAACGTGGTCCACAAAAATTGGTTCCCGCGTTGGTTTAAGCTGAAATCGCCGTCGCACGACACCACACGCTACGGGAGAGCATTTCATAAAGGTGTAATGGAACGGATCCGACGAAATGTTGCCGACGAGTGTTGCTACAAGGACTGCAGCATGGATCAGTTGTTATCCTATTGCAAGGTAGCAGCACCGGGCGTCGTGAGTTTGTAG
- the LOC128731660 gene encoding LIRP-like: MRSIIVGMNSILLAAVIILLLLDESKATSTPNGDALISQLTRSRYCGRRLTETLAYLCQGRYPMLTHYRTDYYHDQQQQQQQRVKVEVATLPDSLPPGFPYPGTGVHRRNRRSSGGIYDECCKKSCSFVELRTYCD; the protein is encoded by the exons ATGCGGTCCATCATCGTCGGCATGAACTCGATCCTGCTCGCAGCGGTCAtcattctgttgctgctggacgAGAGTAAAGCCACCTCAACACCGAACGGTGACGCCTTGATCAGTCAGCTAACACGCTCGCGCTACTGCGGTCGTCGTCTTACGGAAACTCTGGCCTATCTCTGCCAGGGCCGGTACCCAATGCTGACCCACTATCGCACTG ACTACTACcacgatcagcagcagcagcagcaacagcgcgTGAAGGTGGAAGTGGCCACACTTCCGGACAGCCTGCCGCCGGGTTTCCCGTACCCAGGCACGGGCGTACATCGACGAAATCGGCGCAGTTCCGGTGGCATCTACGACGAGTGCTGCAAGAAAAGCTGCTCCTTCGTCGAGCTGCGTACCTACTGTGATTGA